One Meleagris gallopavo isolate NT-WF06-2002-E0010 breed Aviagen turkey brand Nicholas breeding stock unplaced genomic scaffold, Turkey_5.1 ChrUn_random_7180001846328, whole genome shotgun sequence genomic window, GTGACAGCTCAGCCACCCCATCTGACTGCTGGCATTAATTCTGACCTAGGACTGTCGTTCTGCTTCCATTACTCTGTCCAGGTCTATACAAAACAGGCtgacctctgctgctctcccagtcAAAGCAGTCAGTATCTACGTGAATCTGAGAACGCAGGAACCAGAGCAAACTCACGTCCCCTCACCTTCAAACACCTCTCCTGGATGTAGGTTCTCCCGCTGCACTGAGGTTTCTGACcgtcctctctttcttcttgtccCTTGACTTTGCTGAGGTGCTCGTCTGAGATCCAATCCATAAGGACAGTCAGGAGCCCATAAACTTCAGAGTTGGGTGGGAGCTGCAATACANNNNNNNNNNNNNNNNNNNNgtgcctgctctgctgggcctCGTATCCGGGGCGACACAGCAGGCAAATAAAAAGGAGACACACGCACAATATAAAATTCAAATGTACTGCCTGCTTCCCCCCTCTATTCTTTCTGGAACTCAGCAACTATTagaatgaaagcagcagctacgTTTTCTTAGTTCTACAGGTGTACAGAGAATGCTCCACTGCTGAATGGCTTGTGAGTGAATGCTGCACCTTGCCCACTTCTTACCTTATCCCCTTTGGATGCTGCCCTCGCTTCTTCCTGCATGAGAGGTGTCGTCTGCTGTGCCACTTCACAGGTATCCTTATACATCTCTGCCATGATAAACTGATGTTTCCACTACAacaagaaaggacaaaaaaggaATTCCATTTGACTTGTTCCCTACAAAGGAAGCACgcacagataagaaaaaacCTTACTTCCAGATAGCTGACACGAGCTTCTCCTGCCCTTATTTGTTCATTCAAGCACTTCTTCTGAACAACCTCATCATTTAactgaaagaattgaaaaatactcaaatatcagtgaatggaaaacacttttctttgtaaacaacACTGAAATCCTTTGACGGAGTTCCTGAGCAGCAAAGAGATTTAATAAACAgctgttctgttctttctcttcttttcataaagaagtGACATAAAGGAACACACTCCAAAAATGCCTAAAGAATCCAGAAACAGAGAGGGTGAGAGTGATTTTACACAATCACACCACTCCTGCCTTGGGCAAACCAGAGCatcaattctgcaaacatcctgtACAGACAAGTAGCACTGCTAACTCAGACTGggaaagttactgactgtaggaaataattcctcttgcctgttttcttaaggattcgTTTGCTCCCCTGAGctcgtcccgacatttgctgatctccctcagcgacgtttcaagctttttcacttctgcatccttcagctgtagaaatatcacatttcaaacatgatgaaccagagcacTTTTGAAACAACTACAATTTCAGTACTCAAAcgatccaacaaacttccatttccgtatttcaagtgctttaaagagagaagcattaaagctggcaagcacacgatggcttcagatagcaaacaccaagctaaatggcacctaaggcaataa contains:
- the LOC104915711 gene encoding coiled-coil domain-containing protein 138 gives rise to the protein MAEMYKDTCEVAQQTTPLMQEEARAASKGDKLPPNSEVYGLLTVLMDWISDEHLSKVKGQEEREDGQKPQCSGRTYIQERCLKLLPMAAEQLQWMPFVNPKLHMPLVRLLYWCVRQLDSDIK